A single region of the Carassius gibelio isolate Cgi1373 ecotype wild population from Czech Republic chromosome A14, carGib1.2-hapl.c, whole genome shotgun sequence genome encodes:
- the LOC128027466 gene encoding cytochrome b-c1 complex subunit 8 yields MGRHFGDLAKIRHVITYSISPFEQRAFPNYFSKGIPNVWRRFTTSVFKVAPPMVLMYLTYTWGNRVHEQSKRKNLADYENDQ; encoded by the exons ATGGGTCGTCACTTCGGAGATTTGGCCAAGATAAGGCATGTGATCACCTACAGTATTTCTCCCTTTGAGCAGAGGGCTTTCCCCAACTACTTTTCTAAGGGAATCCCAAATGTGTGGAGACGATTCACAACATCTGTATTCAAGGTTGCACCAC CCATGGTTCTGATGTACCTGACCTACACATGGGGCAATCGTGTTCATGAACAGAGCAAAAGAAAGAATCTTGCAGACTATGAAAATGACCAGTGA
- the LOC128027461 gene encoding glutathione reductase isoform X4 produces the protein MWNTSTHAEYLHDHEDYGFEGAKAHFNWQLIKRKRDAYVSRLNQIYRNNLDKGKIESIHGYARFTDDPEPTVEVNGKKFTAPHILIATGGHPSIVSEDDVPGASLGITSDGFFELESCPKRSVIVGAGYIAVEMAGILSTLGSKTSIIIRQGGVLRNFDALISSNCTKELQNHGIDLRKNSQVKSVQKTDKGLSVKLVTRDPDDKDAQEKCDTILEVDCLLWAIGREPNTAGLNLSSIGVKLDERGHIVVDEFQNTTRAGVYAVGDVCGRALLTPVAIAAGRKLAHRLFEGKADSKIDYNNIPTVVFSHPPIGTVGLTEDEAIKTWGKESVKVYTTSFTPMYYAITTRKSQCIMKLVCAGKNEKVVGLHMQGFGCDEMLQGFAVAVNMGATKEDFDRTIAIHPTSAEELVTLR, from the exons ATGTGGAACACATCCACCCATGCAGAGTATCTCCATGATCATGAAGACTATGGATTTGAGGGAGCAAAAGCACATTTCAACTGGCA ACTTATTAAACGCAAAAGGGATGCTTACGTTAGTCGCCTGAATCAGATTTACCGGAACAACCTTGACAAG GGCAAAATTGAGTCCATTCATGGATATGCAAGGTTCACAGATGATCCTGAACCTACTGTTGAAGTTAATGGAAAGAAATTCACAGCTCCTCATATCTTGATTGCCACTGGCGGCCACCCATCCATTGTCAGTGAGGATGATGTTCCAG GAGCCAGTTTAGGCATTACCAGTGATGGATTCTTTGAACTTGAGTCTTGCCCTAA ACGTAGTGTCATAGTTGGGGCAGGATATATTGCTGTGGAAATGGCTGGTATCCTTTCCACTCTTGGGTCCAAAACGTCCATCATCATACGACAAGGAGGG GTACTGAGGAACTTTGATGCCTTGATAAGCTCAAATTGCACCAAAGAATTGCAAAATCATGGTATTGACTTACGGAAAAATAGTCAG GTTAAGTCAGTGCAGAAGACTGATAAAGGCCTTTCTGTTAAGCTGGTGACAAGAGATCCTGATGACAAAGATGCACAAGAGAAGTGCGACACCATCCTTGAGGTGGACTGTCTGCTCTGGGCTATTGGCAGGGAACCCAACACCGCTGGCCTCAATCTCAGTTCAATA GGTGTGAAGCTTGATGAAAGGGGTCATATCGTGGTGGATGAGTTCCAGAACACCACTCGTGCAGGTGTCTATGCAGTTGGGGATGTTTGCGGGAGAGCTCTTCTTACACCTG TTGCTATTGCTGCTGGCAGAAAGCTTGCTCACCGGCTGTTTGAGGGCAAAGCAGACTCCAAAATCGATTATAATAATATCCCTACTGTTGTGTTCAGCCACCCACCTATTGGCACAGTGGGACTAACTGAAG ATGAAGCAATCAAGACCTGGGGAAAGGAGAGTGTGAAGGTTTATACCACTTCTTTCACCCCCATGTATTATGCCATCACCACTCGAAAGAGTCAGTGCATCATGAAGTTGGTTTGTGCTGGTAAAAATGAGAAG GTGGTTGGTCTCCATATGCAGGGTTTTGGCTGTGATGAGATGCTTCAGGGTTTTGCTGTGGCCGTGAACATGGGAGCTACTAAAGAAGACTTTGACAGAACCATTGCCATCCACCCGACGTCCGCAGAGGAGCTAGTAACACTGCGCTAA
- the LOC128027463 gene encoding heterogeneous nuclear ribonucleoprotein A0, protein MSGMEQLCKLFVGGLNVQTTNDGLRAHFEQYGSLTDCVVVQNDQLQRSRCFGFVTYSSAEEADAAMAARPHVVDGKTVELKRAVAREDAGKPEALAKVKKIFVGGLKEDIEEQTLTDYFSQFGMIEKSEVITDKDTGKKRGFGFVHFEDNDSADKAVVLKFHMINGHKVEVKKALTKQEIQAAGGARGGRGRGGGRGMGRNQNGFGGGRGGYGGGYGGGYGGSDGGYGGGGYGSGGYGGGYGGGYGGGYGEQMGGYGGGNGYSDFGSGYGQQSSGYGPMKSGNTYAGRSGAPYSRGGGAGYGRGGYGGY, encoded by the coding sequence ATGTCAGGAATGGAGCAGCTTTGCAAACTTTTCGTTGGCGGCCTGAACGTCCAAACAACTAACGATGGCCTCCGTGCTCATTTTGAACAATACGGGTCACTGACGGACTGCGTGGTTGTCCAAAACGATCAACTTCAGCGGTCTCGTTGTTTCGGCTTCGTAACCTACTCCTCCGCAGAAGAGGCTGATGCAGCAATGGCCGCCAGGCCACATGTGGTAGACGGTAAAACCGTAGAGCTGAAGAGAGCCGTGGCTCGGGAAGACGCCGGGAAGCCCGAAGCTCTCGCCAAAGTCAAGAAGATATTCGTGGGGGGGCTAAAAGAAGACATCGAGGAGCAAACCCTCACCGATTATTTCTCTCAGTTCGGTATGATCGAGAAATCCGAGGTTATCACAGACAAAGACACCGGCAAGAAGCGTGGCTTCGGCTTCGTTCACTTCGAAGATAACGACTCGGCCGACAAAGCCGTCGTGCTCAAGTTCCACATGATCAACGGACACAAAGTGGAGGTGAAGAAAGCACTCACGAAACAAGAGATCCAGGCCGCCGGCGGAGCTCGGGGCGGCAGggggagaggaggaggaagaggtatGGGGCGGAATCAAAATGGCTTCGGTGGCGGGAGAGGAGGCTACGGCGGTGGCTATGGCGGAGGCTACGGCGGCAGTGATGGAGGCTACGGCGGTGGTGGCTATGGAAGCGGAGGCTATGGTGGAGGATACGGGGGCGGTTACGGAGGAGGCTACGGCGAACAGATGGGAGGCTATGGAGGTGGTAACGGTTACAGTGACTTTGGCAGCGGATACGGCCAGCAGTCCTCCGGCTACGGGCCCATGAAGAGTGGAAACACGTACGCCGGCAGAAGCGGAGCCCCTTACTCCCGTGGCGGCGGGGCTGGTTACGGCAGGGGTGGCTACGGAGGCTACTAA
- the LOC128027464 gene encoding heterogeneous nuclear ribonucleoprotein A0: MTNQLCKLFVGGLNVQTTDEGLRAHFEQYGQLTDCVVVMNQPLQRSRCFGFVTYSSVEEADAAMAARPHVVDGNNVDLKRAVAREDAGKPEALAKVKKIFVGGLRDDIDDEHLQEYFSQFGTLEKAQVITDKDTGKKRGFGFVYFEDNDSADKAVVMKFHVISGHKVEVKKALSKQEMQGAGGRGGRGGRGMGRGSGYGGGGRGGGGYYGDYGYQNGAYGNDGNYENQSSYGGGYSDQMSGGYGNGNGYSDFGEGYGQQASGYGAVKAGYSSRSSGPYPRGGGGGGGGFGRGGYGGY, translated from the coding sequence ATGACGAACCAGCTTTGTAAACTGTTTGTTGGAGGCCTTAACGTCCAAACGACTGACGAAGGCTTGCGGGCACATTTTGAACAGTATGGACAGCTGACCGACTGCGTCGTGGTGATGAACCAGCCGCTGCAGCGCTCTCGGTGTTTCGGCTTTGTTACGTACTCGAGCGTCGAGGAAGCGGATGCCGCCATGGCTGCTAGGCCTCATGTCGTAGACGGCAACAACGTGGATCTGAAGCGAGCGGTGGCACGGGAAGACGCAGGGAAACCAGAGGCACTAGccaaggtcaagaaaatatttgTTGGGGGACTGAGAGACGACATTGATGATGAACACCTCCAAGAGTATTTCTCCCAGTTCGGTACGCTCGAGAAGGCTCAGGTCATCACCGACAAAGACACCGGGAAAAAGCGAGGTTTCGGTTTCGTTTATTTTGAAGATAACGACTCCGCCGATAAAGCCGTCGTCATGAAGTTCCACGTGATCAGCGGACACAAAGTGGAGGTAAAGAAGGCGCTCTCCAAGCAAGAGATGCAAGGTGCCGGCGGTCGTGGCGGCAGAGGAGGCCGAGGAATGGGCCGGGGAAGCGGTTACGGCGGCGGCGGAAGAGGAGGTGGTGGTTACTATGGTGACTACGGCTATCAGAACGGCGCATACGGTAATGATGGCAATTACGAAAACCAAAGTAGCTATGGAGGAGGCTATAGTGACCAGATGAGCGGTGGCTACGGCAACGGGAATGGCTACAGTGATTTCGGCGAGGGTTATGGACAGCAGGCTTCAGGTTATGGTGCTGTGAAAGCCGGCTATTCCAGCAGGAGCAGTGGGCCCTACCCACGCggcggtggtggtggtggtggcggCTTTGGAAGAGGTGGCTATGGTGGATATTAG
- the LOC128027461 gene encoding glutathione reductase isoform X2, giving the protein MFTMYCTRLSATLDVTAALHRLFVRSMASESVTRFDFLVIGGGSGGLAGARRAAELGATAAVIESHKLGGTCVNVGCVPKKVMWNTSTHAEYLHDHEDYGFEGAKAHFNWQLIKRKRDAYVSRLNQIYRNNLDKGKIESIHGYARFTDDPEPTVEVNGKKFTAPHILIATGGHPSIVSEDDVPGASLGITSDGFFELESCPKRSVIVGAGYIAVEMAGILSTLGSKTSIIIRQGGVLRNFDALISSNCTKELQNHGIDLRKNSQVKSVQKTDKGLSVKLVTRDPDDKDAQEKCDTILEVDCLLWAIGREPNTAGLNLSSIGVKLDERGHIVVDEFQNTTRAGVYAVGDVCGRALLTPVAIAAGRKLAHRLFEGKADSKIDYNNIPTVVFSHPPIGTVGLTEDEAIKTWGKESVKVYTTSFTPMYYAITTRKSQCIMKLVCAGKNEKVVGLHMQGFGCDEMLQGFAVAVNMGATKEDFDRTIAIHPTSAEELVTLR; this is encoded by the exons ATGTTTACAATGTACTGCACAAGGCTTTCCGCTACGTTAGATGTAACGGCTGCACTTCATCG ACTCTTCGTTCGCAGCATGGCATCTGAATCCGTAACGCGCTTTGATTTCCTGGTGATTGGCGGAGGATCCGGGGGGCTGGCCGGCGCGCGGAGGGCGGCTGAACTCGGTGCCACCGCAGCCGTGATCGAAAGTCACAAACTCGGAGGTACCTGC GTGAATGTCGGTTGTGTTCCTAAAAAG GTTATGTGGAACACATCCACCCATGCAGAGTATCTCCATGATCATGAAGACTATGGATTTGAGGGAGCAAAAGCACATTTCAACTGGCA ACTTATTAAACGCAAAAGGGATGCTTACGTTAGTCGCCTGAATCAGATTTACCGGAACAACCTTGACAAG GGCAAAATTGAGTCCATTCATGGATATGCAAGGTTCACAGATGATCCTGAACCTACTGTTGAAGTTAATGGAAAGAAATTCACAGCTCCTCATATCTTGATTGCCACTGGCGGCCACCCATCCATTGTCAGTGAGGATGATGTTCCAG GAGCCAGTTTAGGCATTACCAGTGATGGATTCTTTGAACTTGAGTCTTGCCCTAA ACGTAGTGTCATAGTTGGGGCAGGATATATTGCTGTGGAAATGGCTGGTATCCTTTCCACTCTTGGGTCCAAAACGTCCATCATCATACGACAAGGAGGG GTACTGAGGAACTTTGATGCCTTGATAAGCTCAAATTGCACCAAAGAATTGCAAAATCATGGTATTGACTTACGGAAAAATAGTCAG GTTAAGTCAGTGCAGAAGACTGATAAAGGCCTTTCTGTTAAGCTGGTGACAAGAGATCCTGATGACAAAGATGCACAAGAGAAGTGCGACACCATCCTTGAGGTGGACTGTCTGCTCTGGGCTATTGGCAGGGAACCCAACACCGCTGGCCTCAATCTCAGTTCAATA GGTGTGAAGCTTGATGAAAGGGGTCATATCGTGGTGGATGAGTTCCAGAACACCACTCGTGCAGGTGTCTATGCAGTTGGGGATGTTTGCGGGAGAGCTCTTCTTACACCTG TTGCTATTGCTGCTGGCAGAAAGCTTGCTCACCGGCTGTTTGAGGGCAAAGCAGACTCCAAAATCGATTATAATAATATCCCTACTGTTGTGTTCAGCCACCCACCTATTGGCACAGTGGGACTAACTGAAG ATGAAGCAATCAAGACCTGGGGAAAGGAGAGTGTGAAGGTTTATACCACTTCTTTCACCCCCATGTATTATGCCATCACCACTCGAAAGAGTCAGTGCATCATGAAGTTGGTTTGTGCTGGTAAAAATGAGAAG GTGGTTGGTCTCCATATGCAGGGTTTTGGCTGTGATGAGATGCTTCAGGGTTTTGCTGTGGCCGTGAACATGGGAGCTACTAAAGAAGACTTTGACAGAACCATTGCCATCCACCCGACGTCCGCAGAGGAGCTAGTAACACTGCGCTAA
- the LOC128027462 gene encoding magnesium transporter NIPA2-like, with protein MDAPNRSNFYIGLALAVSSTIFIGGSFILKKKGLLRLSKKGSTRAGQGGYAYLKEWLWWAGLISMGIGEIANFAAYAFAPATLVTPLGALSVLVSAVLSSYFLSERLNIHGKIGCLLCIFGSTVMVLHAPQEEEVASLTAMAEKLKDPGFIAFAVCIVVSSLALILFVAPRYGQKNVLVYILICSVIGSLSVSCVKGLGIGIKELFAGTAVLKEPLFWALLICLVICISIQISYLNKALDIFNTSLVTPIYYVFFTTSVMACSAILFKEWLQMSADGAAGTVSGFLTIIIGIFLLHAFKDINFSLDSLPFYLHHGPQERTWNQPYIALPTDGRTTMDESKLTKERNAKSFFSESSDKRSNGTFNT; from the exons ATGGATGCTCCAAACCGCTCTAACTTCTACATTGGTTTGGCACTTGCTGTAAGCTCGACAATCTTCATCGGTGGCAGTTTCATACTGAAAAAGAAAGGCCTCTTACGACTGTCCAAAAAGGGCTCTACAAGAGCAG GTCAAGGTGGATATGCATACCTGAAAGAATGGTTGTGGTGGGCAGGGCTTATATCAA TGGGAATAGGTGAGATAGCAAATTTCGCAGCATATGCATTTGCTCCTGCCACATTAGTAACACCTCTGGGAGCACTGAGCGTTTTGGTCAG TGCTGTGCTTTCATCATACTTCCTGAGTGAGCGGCTGAATATTCATGGGAAAATTGGCTGTTTGCTGTGCATCTTTGGTTCCACAGTTATGGTTCTCCACGCTCCGCAAGAGGAAGAGGTTGCTTCTTTGACAGCAATGGCAGAGAAACTCAAAGATCCAG GATTCATCGCTTTTGCTGTCTGCATTGTTGTCAGCAGCCTGGCCCTGATCTTGTTTGTCGCCCCTCGCTATGGTCAGAAGAATGTGCTAGTGTACATCCTCATCTGCTCTGTGATTGGTTCGTTGTCTGTTTCCTGTGTGAAAGGCCTCGGCATTGGGATCAAAGAGCTGTTCGCTGGAACGGCTGTTCTGAAAGAACCGCTGTTCTGGGCCCTTCTCATATGCCTTGTGATCTGCATCAGTATCCAGATCAGCTACCTTAATAAGGCCCTTGACATCTTCAACACTTCTTTAGTTACACCTATTTATTATGTCTTCTTCACCACATCCGTCATGGCTTGTTCAGCCATCTTGTTTAAAGAGTGGCTTCAAATGTCAGCTGACGGGGCTGCTGGGACTGTTAGTGGCTTTCTTACCATCATCATTGGCATTTTTCTTCTTCATGCGTTCAAGGACATCAACTTTAGCTTGGACTCTCTACCTTTCTATCTGCACCATGGACCTCAAGAAAGAACTTGGAACCAACCATATATTGCTTTGCCAACTGATGGGAGAACTACTATGGATGAGAGCAAACTGACTaaagaaagaaatgcaaagagctttttttctgagagttcAGACAAAAGGAGCAATGGCACATTTAATACCTAG
- the LOC128027461 gene encoding glutathione reductase, mitochondrial isoform X3, with protein MASESVTRFDFLVIGGGSGGLAGARRAAELGATAAVIESHKLGGTCVNVGCVPKKVMWNTSTHAEYLHDHEDYGFEGAKAHFNWQLIKRKRDAYVSRLNQIYRNNLDKGKIESIHGYARFTDDPEPTVEVNGKKFTAPHILIATGGHPSIVSEDDVPGASLGITSDGFFELESCPKRSVIVGAGYIAVEMAGILSTLGSKTSIIIRQGGVLRNFDALISSNCTKELQNHGIDLRKNSQVKSVQKTDKGLSVKLVTRDPDDKDAQEKCDTILEVDCLLWAIGREPNTAGLNLSSIGVKLDERGHIVVDEFQNTTRAGVYAVGDVCGRALLTPVAIAAGRKLAHRLFEGKADSKIDYNNIPTVVFSHPPIGTVGLTEDEAIKTWGKESVKVYTTSFTPMYYAITTRKSQCIMKLVCAGKNEKVVGLHMQGFGCDEMLQGFAVAVNMGATKEDFDRTIAIHPTSAEELVTLR; from the exons ATGGCATCTGAATCCGTAACGCGCTTTGATTTCCTGGTGATTGGCGGAGGATCCGGGGGGCTGGCCGGCGCGCGGAGGGCGGCTGAACTCGGTGCCACCGCAGCCGTGATCGAAAGTCACAAACTCGGAGGTACCTGC GTGAATGTCGGTTGTGTTCCTAAAAAG GTTATGTGGAACACATCCACCCATGCAGAGTATCTCCATGATCATGAAGACTATGGATTTGAGGGAGCAAAAGCACATTTCAACTGGCA ACTTATTAAACGCAAAAGGGATGCTTACGTTAGTCGCCTGAATCAGATTTACCGGAACAACCTTGACAAG GGCAAAATTGAGTCCATTCATGGATATGCAAGGTTCACAGATGATCCTGAACCTACTGTTGAAGTTAATGGAAAGAAATTCACAGCTCCTCATATCTTGATTGCCACTGGCGGCCACCCATCCATTGTCAGTGAGGATGATGTTCCAG GAGCCAGTTTAGGCATTACCAGTGATGGATTCTTTGAACTTGAGTCTTGCCCTAA ACGTAGTGTCATAGTTGGGGCAGGATATATTGCTGTGGAAATGGCTGGTATCCTTTCCACTCTTGGGTCCAAAACGTCCATCATCATACGACAAGGAGGG GTACTGAGGAACTTTGATGCCTTGATAAGCTCAAATTGCACCAAAGAATTGCAAAATCATGGTATTGACTTACGGAAAAATAGTCAG GTTAAGTCAGTGCAGAAGACTGATAAAGGCCTTTCTGTTAAGCTGGTGACAAGAGATCCTGATGACAAAGATGCACAAGAGAAGTGCGACACCATCCTTGAGGTGGACTGTCTGCTCTGGGCTATTGGCAGGGAACCCAACACCGCTGGCCTCAATCTCAGTTCAATA GGTGTGAAGCTTGATGAAAGGGGTCATATCGTGGTGGATGAGTTCCAGAACACCACTCGTGCAGGTGTCTATGCAGTTGGGGATGTTTGCGGGAGAGCTCTTCTTACACCTG TTGCTATTGCTGCTGGCAGAAAGCTTGCTCACCGGCTGTTTGAGGGCAAAGCAGACTCCAAAATCGATTATAATAATATCCCTACTGTTGTGTTCAGCCACCCACCTATTGGCACAGTGGGACTAACTGAAG ATGAAGCAATCAAGACCTGGGGAAAGGAGAGTGTGAAGGTTTATACCACTTCTTTCACCCCCATGTATTATGCCATCACCACTCGAAAGAGTCAGTGCATCATGAAGTTGGTTTGTGCTGGTAAAAATGAGAAG GTGGTTGGTCTCCATATGCAGGGTTTTGGCTGTGATGAGATGCTTCAGGGTTTTGCTGTGGCCGTGAACATGGGAGCTACTAAAGAAGACTTTGACAGAACCATTGCCATCCACCCGACGTCCGCAGAGGAGCTAGTAACACTGCGCTAA
- the LOC128027461 gene encoding glutathione reductase isoform X1, translating into MEILNPLARLVASFLILGRSLSSSRRLFVRSMASESVTRFDFLVIGGGSGGLAGARRAAELGATAAVIESHKLGGTCVNVGCVPKKVMWNTSTHAEYLHDHEDYGFEGAKAHFNWQLIKRKRDAYVSRLNQIYRNNLDKGKIESIHGYARFTDDPEPTVEVNGKKFTAPHILIATGGHPSIVSEDDVPGASLGITSDGFFELESCPKRSVIVGAGYIAVEMAGILSTLGSKTSIIIRQGGVLRNFDALISSNCTKELQNHGIDLRKNSQVKSVQKTDKGLSVKLVTRDPDDKDAQEKCDTILEVDCLLWAIGREPNTAGLNLSSIGVKLDERGHIVVDEFQNTTRAGVYAVGDVCGRALLTPVAIAAGRKLAHRLFEGKADSKIDYNNIPTVVFSHPPIGTVGLTEDEAIKTWGKESVKVYTTSFTPMYYAITTRKSQCIMKLVCAGKNEKVVGLHMQGFGCDEMLQGFAVAVNMGATKEDFDRTIAIHPTSAEELVTLR; encoded by the exons ATGGAGATATTAAACCCGCTGGCTCGACTGGTAGCGTCTTTTCTTATTCTTGGACGTTCGCTGTCATCTTCTCGTAGACTCTTCGTTCGCAGCATGGCATCTGAATCCGTAACGCGCTTTGATTTCCTGGTGATTGGCGGAGGATCCGGGGGGCTGGCCGGCGCGCGGAGGGCGGCTGAACTCGGTGCCACCGCAGCCGTGATCGAAAGTCACAAACTCGGAGGTACCTGC GTGAATGTCGGTTGTGTTCCTAAAAAG GTTATGTGGAACACATCCACCCATGCAGAGTATCTCCATGATCATGAAGACTATGGATTTGAGGGAGCAAAAGCACATTTCAACTGGCA ACTTATTAAACGCAAAAGGGATGCTTACGTTAGTCGCCTGAATCAGATTTACCGGAACAACCTTGACAAG GGCAAAATTGAGTCCATTCATGGATATGCAAGGTTCACAGATGATCCTGAACCTACTGTTGAAGTTAATGGAAAGAAATTCACAGCTCCTCATATCTTGATTGCCACTGGCGGCCACCCATCCATTGTCAGTGAGGATGATGTTCCAG GAGCCAGTTTAGGCATTACCAGTGATGGATTCTTTGAACTTGAGTCTTGCCCTAA ACGTAGTGTCATAGTTGGGGCAGGATATATTGCTGTGGAAATGGCTGGTATCCTTTCCACTCTTGGGTCCAAAACGTCCATCATCATACGACAAGGAGGG GTACTGAGGAACTTTGATGCCTTGATAAGCTCAAATTGCACCAAAGAATTGCAAAATCATGGTATTGACTTACGGAAAAATAGTCAG GTTAAGTCAGTGCAGAAGACTGATAAAGGCCTTTCTGTTAAGCTGGTGACAAGAGATCCTGATGACAAAGATGCACAAGAGAAGTGCGACACCATCCTTGAGGTGGACTGTCTGCTCTGGGCTATTGGCAGGGAACCCAACACCGCTGGCCTCAATCTCAGTTCAATA GGTGTGAAGCTTGATGAAAGGGGTCATATCGTGGTGGATGAGTTCCAGAACACCACTCGTGCAGGTGTCTATGCAGTTGGGGATGTTTGCGGGAGAGCTCTTCTTACACCTG TTGCTATTGCTGCTGGCAGAAAGCTTGCTCACCGGCTGTTTGAGGGCAAAGCAGACTCCAAAATCGATTATAATAATATCCCTACTGTTGTGTTCAGCCACCCACCTATTGGCACAGTGGGACTAACTGAAG ATGAAGCAATCAAGACCTGGGGAAAGGAGAGTGTGAAGGTTTATACCACTTCTTTCACCCCCATGTATTATGCCATCACCACTCGAAAGAGTCAGTGCATCATGAAGTTGGTTTGTGCTGGTAAAAATGAGAAG GTGGTTGGTCTCCATATGCAGGGTTTTGGCTGTGATGAGATGCTTCAGGGTTTTGCTGTGGCCGTGAACATGGGAGCTACTAAAGAAGACTTTGACAGAACCATTGCCATCCACCCGACGTCCGCAGAGGAGCTAGTAACACTGCGCTAA
- the LOC128027465 gene encoding mitochondrial import inner membrane translocase subunit Tim8 A: MDNQGVTADPQLQQFIAVESQKQRFQQLVHQMTEVCWEKCMDKPGPKLDSRTEVCFVNCVERFIDTSQFILNRLEQTQRSRGTFSETMTD, encoded by the exons ATGGATAATCAAGGAGTCACGGCAGACCCTCAGCTGCAGCAGTTTATCGCGGTCGAGTCTCAAAAGCAGCGGTTTCAGCAGCTAGTTCATCAGATGACAGAAGTGTGCTgg GAGAAGTGCATGGATAAGCCTGGCCCGAAGCTTGACTCCAGGACAGAGGTGTGTTTTGTAAACTGTGTGGAACGATTCATCGATACAAGTCAATTCATCCTCAACAGACTAGAGCAAACTCAGAGGAGTAGAGGAACTTTCTCTGAGACCATGACAGACTAG